The proteins below are encoded in one region of Bacteroidota bacterium:
- a CDS encoding DUF2911 domain-containing protein, giving the protein MKKNLFRFFVAAFAMLLMVGTATAQERGDDSKQKSKNAEATGMIGDVKVRVTYGAPHVKGRTVFGGLEKWGRVWRAGANEATTVTFSQDVTVNGQDLAKGIYSFFLIPQEEGAWTAIFNKVPNQWGSYDYDKAEDALRVDVMPKTIDAQEVLLFAVDGDAGTLNMHWSTTGISLAIAGK; this is encoded by the coding sequence ATGAAAAAGAACCTTTTCAGATTCTTCGTGGCTGCTTTTGCCATGCTACTCATGGTTGGTACAGCGACTGCACAAGAGCGCGGCGATGATTCCAAACAGAAAAGCAAAAACGCTGAAGCTACCGGCATGATCGGCGACGTTAAAGTTCGCGTTACCTACGGCGCACCACATGTTAAAGGCCGTACCGTATTTGGCGGACTCGAAAAGTGGGGCCGCGTTTGGCGTGCCGGTGCTAACGAAGCCACTACAGTTACGTTTAGCCAGGATGTTACTGTCAACGGACAGGATCTGGCAAAAGGCATTTACTCATTCTTCCTCATTCCACAGGAAGAAGGCGCCTGGACTGCCATTTTCAACAAAGTGCCGAACCAGTGGGGCTCTTATGACTACGACAAAGCTGAAGATGCCTTGCGCGTAGACGTAATGCCAAAGACAATTGATGCGCAGGAAGTACTCCTGTTTGCAGTCGATGGCGACGCTGGAACGCTCAATATGCATTGGTCGACCACTGGCATCTCTCTGGCAATTGCCGGCAAGTAA